In Actinoplanes sp. NBC_00393, a single genomic region encodes these proteins:
- a CDS encoding N-acyl-D-amino-acid deacylase family protein — MHELVITGGTVLDGTGSPGRRADVAIDDGRVTAISSAPLTGRRMISARDRVVTPGFVDLHSHADFTLPASPGAVTQLAQGVTTLIGGNCGHSPFPLTARNRDTGGFAGFDPATLGWEWSDAAGYSEMITSVRPGVNLGLQVGHNMVRSAVLGGSDRAPTPAELAEMRDHVLTAAAQGVLGFSTGLIYPPGLFAESGEVVELVRAAASRGLLYSTHVRNETDRVIEAVTEALETARAAGARLQVSHLKSMGPGNHGLARAALELIFSARDSGLDVACDVYPYTASSTSLASRLPAWALEGGAPAVAQRLIDEETRGRVLDGLRERFGRDIDPAGIVLAELGPGPFAEQAGRSLTEIGAAIGQPPEMVVLLVLAGHGDVAIVNHAMDEGDVRAVLSSPLAAVASDGWIMDAAGAGHPHPRSFGTFARAVGHYVRDGVLSLPEAVRKSTSLPASRAGLVDRGRLAVGAAADVVVLDPSRIVDKSTYERPWQLAEGVDTVLVNGTVAVDGGEVTGSRGGRVLRR; from the coding sequence GTGCACGAGCTCGTGATCACCGGCGGCACCGTGCTCGACGGCACCGGAAGCCCCGGACGGCGGGCCGACGTCGCCATCGACGACGGCCGGGTCACCGCGATCAGCAGCGCCCCGCTCACCGGGCGCCGGATGATCAGCGCCCGGGACCGGGTGGTCACCCCCGGCTTCGTCGACCTGCACTCGCACGCCGACTTCACGCTGCCCGCCTCGCCCGGTGCGGTCACCCAGCTCGCCCAGGGCGTGACCACGCTGATCGGCGGGAACTGCGGGCACTCCCCGTTCCCGCTCACCGCCCGGAACCGGGACACCGGGGGCTTCGCCGGGTTCGACCCGGCCACGCTCGGCTGGGAGTGGTCGGACGCAGCCGGATATTCGGAGATGATCACCTCGGTGCGACCGGGTGTGAACCTCGGGCTGCAGGTCGGGCACAACATGGTTCGATCGGCGGTGCTCGGCGGCTCGGACCGGGCGCCGACGCCGGCCGAACTCGCCGAGATGCGGGACCACGTGCTGACCGCGGCGGCGCAGGGGGTGCTCGGGTTCTCCACCGGGCTGATCTATCCGCCGGGGCTCTTTGCGGAGTCCGGCGAGGTGGTCGAGTTGGTCCGGGCGGCGGCTTCGCGGGGACTGCTCTACTCGACGCACGTGCGCAACGAGACCGACCGGGTCATCGAGGCGGTCACCGAAGCGCTGGAGACGGCACGGGCGGCCGGGGCACGGTTGCAGGTTTCGCACCTCAAGAGCATGGGGCCGGGGAATCACGGGCTGGCGCGGGCCGCACTCGAACTGATCTTCTCGGCGCGGGACTCGGGGCTGGACGTGGCCTGTGACGTTTATCCGTACACGGCATCCAGCACCTCCCTCGCCTCGCGGCTGCCGGCCTGGGCGCTCGAAGGTGGCGCCCCGGCGGTCGCGCAGCGACTGATCGACGAGGAGACACGCGGGCGGGTGCTGGACGGGCTGCGGGAACGGTTCGGGCGGGACATCGACCCGGCCGGGATCGTCCTCGCCGAACTCGGGCCCGGACCCTTCGCCGAACAGGCCGGGCGGTCGCTCACCGAGATCGGCGCGGCGATCGGGCAGCCGCCGGAGATGGTGGTGCTGCTCGTGCTGGCCGGGCACGGTGACGTGGCGATCGTCAACCACGCGATGGACGAGGGTGACGTACGGGCGGTGCTCTCCTCGCCGCTCGCCGCCGTCGCCAGCGATGGATGGATCATGGACGCTGCCGGGGCGGGGCATCCGCATCCGCGCAGCTTCGGGACGTTCGCGCGGGCCGTTGGGCATTACGTCCGGGACGGGGTGCTGTCGCTTCCGGAGGCGGTACGCAAGTCGACCTCGCTGCCTGCCTCACGTGCGGGGCTGGTTGATCGCGGGCGGCTCGCGGTGGGGGCGGCGGCGGACGTGGTGGTGCTGGATCCGTCACGGATCGTCGACAAGTCGACCTATGAGCGGCCGTGGCAGCTGGCCGAGGGGGTGGACACCGTGCTGGTCAACGGGACAGTCGCGGTTGACGGCGGTGAGGTCACGGGTTCGCGTGGGGGGCGGGTGCTGCGGCGCTGA
- a CDS encoding Na+/H+ antiporter NhaC family protein: MTAAVETAQRRRPAEIATRVLSGMGLVGALICGIATDTPTIWGLLPIVLFGALVVLGMGMLPAAVVSTVAALLVLLPSPAELGGLAVDSITNQVTLIGVIIVLGAAVGEVMRRTRVADVIVRGCVGLVDGRGPVVSSFAIMMACLVLVAALGTLGGALAVAAPLVIPVAARLGYTRSATAAMMFVGGCAGLALAPFAGSNVAIMTAADAGYLQYLIYGALPLVAVSLLVGVPVVQCMQRRTADFYDDSDIPEAAVSPGRRATTATAVFAVILLAAVAWAIVAGAGIVVPLVVLPLLGVVTGLVGGLGPAGTIRALGVGARSMLGMLALFVLLAALFVAIEELGPFDVVLDRYGDQMAGLSPFALAIAVALLGWVGVPGATAAQVVLLDQLFGEIAATAGIGLASWIVVLLFASKADTYGPFPNANMIGAMGLARCLNLRAILLTGWAILVPACVVYTVLIYVETH; encoded by the coding sequence ATGACCGCCGCGGTGGAGACCGCCCAGCGTAGGCGGCCTGCGGAGATCGCCACCCGGGTGCTGTCCGGGATGGGGCTGGTGGGTGCGCTGATCTGCGGGATCGCCACGGACACGCCGACGATCTGGGGGCTGCTGCCGATCGTGCTGTTCGGCGCGCTCGTCGTGCTCGGGATGGGCATGCTGCCGGCCGCGGTGGTCAGCACGGTCGCGGCCCTGCTGGTGCTGCTGCCCTCGCCCGCCGAACTGGGCGGGCTCGCGGTCGACTCGATCACCAACCAGGTCACCCTGATCGGTGTGATCATCGTGCTCGGCGCGGCGGTCGGTGAGGTGATGCGGCGGACCCGCGTGGCCGACGTGATCGTGCGCGGCTGCGTCGGCCTGGTCGACGGGCGCGGCCCGGTGGTCAGCTCGTTCGCGATCATGATGGCCTGCCTGGTGCTGGTCGCCGCCCTGGGCACGCTCGGCGGCGCGCTCGCGGTGGCGGCGCCGCTGGTCATCCCGGTGGCGGCCCGGCTGGGGTACACGCGCAGCGCCACCGCGGCGATGATGTTCGTCGGCGGGTGCGCGGGTTTGGCCCTCGCCCCGTTCGCCGGCTCCAACGTGGCGATCATGACGGCTGCGGACGCCGGTTATCTGCAGTACCTGATCTATGGCGCGCTGCCGCTCGTGGCGGTGTCGCTGCTGGTCGGTGTGCCGGTGGTGCAGTGCATGCAGCGGCGTACGGCAGATTTCTACGACGACTCCGATATTCCGGAAGCGGCCGTCTCTCCTGGCCGCCGGGCCACCACGGCGACGGCTGTCTTCGCGGTGATCCTGCTGGCCGCGGTCGCGTGGGCGATCGTCGCCGGGGCCGGCATCGTCGTGCCGCTCGTGGTGCTGCCGCTGCTCGGCGTGGTGACCGGCCTGGTCGGCGGCCTCGGCCCCGCCGGAACGATCCGGGCGCTCGGCGTCGGCGCCCGCTCGATGCTCGGCATGCTGGCCCTGTTCGTGCTGCTCGCCGCCCTGTTCGTGGCGATCGAGGAACTCGGCCCGTTCGACGTGGTCCTCGACCGGTACGGCGACCAGATGGCCGGGTTGAGCCCGTTCGCCCTCGCGATCGCCGTCGCCCTGCTGGGCTGGGTCGGTGTGCCCGGCGCGACCGCCGCCCAGGTGGTCCTCCTCGACCAGCTCTTCGGCGAGATCGCGGCGACCGCCGGGATCGGCCTGGCCAGCTGGATCGTGGTGCTGCTGTTCGCGTCCAAGGCCGACACCTACGGTCCGTTCCCGAACGCCAACATGATCGGCGCGATGGGCCTGGCCCGCTGTCTCAACCTGCGGGCCATCCTGCTCACCGGCTGGGCGATCCTGGTGCCCGCGTGCGTCGTCTACACCGTCCTGATCTACGTCGAAACACACTGA
- a CDS encoding M20/M25/M40 family metallo-hydrolase: MPFTEALRRYVSRESPTGDPRSLAALAEVLEADAARAGFSTAREAHPTGDHLIWTLPARDVPGEPILLLSHYDTVWPVGTLAEMPWSIEGDVIRGPGVYDTKAGIVALLAAAERIAEQAHPEIRVIVVADEEIGSPTAGDLVRDEASRSRAVLGLEPPHPGGDLKTGRRGSTRARIEVTGIEAHAALDPDAGVNAIDELIDHLVRVRELVTGRPVLLNTGTIAGGGRTNVVAGAAHADLGLRFIDPADETAVLDALRALQPVRERASVSARLLSHRPTWRPGPAGDDLLARIRDIAAGIGQELDGRPADGAADTNTTGALGRPTVDGLAPAGGGAHARTEWVSSASIAARTDLLAALLVGLS, translated from the coding sequence ATGCCGTTCACCGAGGCCCTGCGCCGGTATGTGTCGCGAGAGTCACCGACCGGCGATCCGCGCTCGCTCGCGGCGCTCGCCGAGGTGCTCGAGGCGGATGCGGCCCGGGCCGGGTTCAGCACCGCCCGCGAGGCGCACCCCACCGGCGACCACCTGATCTGGACTCTGCCCGCCCGCGACGTGCCGGGTGAGCCGATCCTGCTGCTCAGTCACTACGACACGGTCTGGCCGGTGGGCACCCTCGCCGAGATGCCCTGGTCGATCGAGGGCGACGTGATCCGCGGGCCGGGCGTCTACGACACCAAGGCCGGGATCGTGGCGCTGCTCGCGGCCGCCGAGCGGATCGCTGAACAGGCGCACCCGGAGATCCGGGTGATCGTGGTGGCGGACGAGGAGATCGGCTCGCCGACCGCGGGTGACCTGGTCCGGGACGAGGCGTCCCGTTCGCGAGCGGTGCTCGGGCTCGAACCGCCGCATCCCGGCGGCGACCTGAAGACCGGGCGGCGGGGCAGCACCCGGGCCCGGATCGAAGTCACCGGCATCGAGGCGCACGCGGCCCTCGACCCGGACGCGGGGGTGAACGCCATCGACGAGCTGATCGACCACCTGGTGCGGGTGCGCGAGCTGGTCACCGGGCGGCCGGTGCTGCTGAACACCGGGACGATCGCGGGCGGCGGGCGGACCAACGTGGTGGCCGGGGCGGCGCATGCCGATCTCGGGTTGCGGTTCATCGACCCGGCGGACGAGACGGCGGTGCTGGATGCGCTGCGGGCGCTGCAGCCCGTCCGGGAGCGGGCCTCGGTGTCGGCGCGGCTGCTGTCGCACCGGCCCACGTGGCGGCCCGGTCCGGCCGGGGACGATCTGCTCGCCCGGATCCGGGACATCGCGGCTGGCATCGGGCAGGAGCTGGACGGGCGGCCGGCGGACGGGGCGGCGGACACCAACACGACCGGGGCGCTCGGGCGTCCCACCGTGGACGGGTTGGCGCCGGCCGGGGGTGGTGCTCATGCGCGTACCGAATGGGTCTCGTCAGCGAGCATCGCCGCGCGTACCGATCTGCTTGCGGCCCTGCTGGTCGGTCTCTCATGA